A genomic stretch from Spirochaetota bacterium includes:
- the tatC gene encoding twin-arginine translocase subunit TatC gives MHGISRYLLRSAPVADKKDPKDKKKTGGRKKKPNTGKAPAGAPRRGKKKSPVVENALARVPSKLPVKIEEPEEEIDPEALKRGDTPMSLISHLDEFRSRIVFTLVSILVIMLLSFFFSDEILSFLTKPYTDTGLKLNVFNLIDGFLLRLKSSLIAALLLGFPIIIFEIWKYIAPAINKEERGFARGMIVVAVLLFYLGVSLTYLALPMAITALLSFTPPDMVSMISASDYLSVIMLFSFAMGGIFELPIVILILTKIGLVTPAFLVSKRKYAIVLVWIIAAIITPTVDPLTQSMVAIPLMLLYEISIIISKVVVKKKIRRMQAEER, from the coding sequence ATGCATGGAATTTCACGATATTTACTGAGGAGCGCCCCGGTGGCCGATAAAAAAGATCCGAAAGACAAGAAAAAAACAGGCGGCAGGAAGAAGAAGCCCAATACGGGAAAAGCCCCCGCCGGAGCGCCCAGGCGCGGTAAAAAGAAGTCTCCTGTCGTCGAGAACGCGCTCGCCCGCGTCCCCTCGAAGCTCCCCGTGAAGATAGAGGAACCGGAAGAAGAGATCGATCCCGAGGCCCTCAAGCGGGGGGACACCCCCATGAGCCTCATCTCGCACCTGGACGAGTTTCGAAGCCGCATAGTGTTCACGCTGGTTTCCATCCTCGTCATCATGCTGCTTTCGTTCTTCTTCTCGGACGAGATACTGTCCTTTCTCACCAAACCCTATACCGATACAGGGCTCAAGCTCAACGTGTTCAACCTCATCGACGGTTTTCTGCTCAGGCTCAAGTCTTCGCTCATCGCGGCGCTGCTCCTGGGATTTCCCATAATCATTTTCGAGATATGGAAGTACATCGCGCCGGCAATAAACAAGGAGGAACGCGGATTTGCGCGCGGTATGATCGTTGTGGCGGTTTTGCTCTTTTACCTGGGCGTGAGCCTCACCTATCTTGCCCTCCCCATGGCGATAACGGCGCTTCTCAGCTTCACGCCGCCCGACATGGTGAGCATGATCAGCGCGAGCGATTATCTTTCGGTGATCATGCTCTTCAGCTTCGCCATGGGAGGCATCTTCGAGCTTCCCATCGTGATCCTCATACTCACCAAGATCGGCCTCGTCACCCCCGCGTTCCTGGTCTCCAAGCGCAAGTACGCGATCGTACTGGTGTGGATCATCGCGGCAATCATCACCCCGACCGTGGACCCGCTTACCCAGTCGATGGTCGCCATACCGCTCATGCTCCTCTATGAAATCTCGATCATTATCTCAAAGGTTGTGGTAAAGAAGAAGATACGCAGGATGCAGGCCGAAGAGCGCTAA
- a CDS encoding amidohydrolase produces the protein MMVYSYPRSHGTSKPHPSKTGGRGKRGYLAMIIDAHSHLGDILNRGGGELIYRKGVRMPAMMDPQALSESLMMRNLGLGKLLYYACMTQATRAERARNSTATLENMRESLDGTDIAHTVCLPIAPHVTFKDLIGAAAHDDRIVPFTTVDFDDMSSMEESLREDVRDGARGLKLHPVIQRVSPTDERTSRVLEAFQPLGRPVLVHAGKSQYYLGDEKHRNVAAFGSIKPIAHMVRNFPGIRFVVGHAGLFWHREVRALMGGLKNVWVDTSFQSPYTIRKLIRSFGAERVMYASDWPYGNRKPHLRTVRAACRGDASLERMIFFENAASLLGISASRV, from the coding sequence ATGATGGTATACTCATACCCGCGATCCCACGGCACATCGAAGCCGCATCCTTCGAAAACCGGCGGGCGCGGAAAGAGGGGGTACCTTGCCATGATCATTGACGCGCACAGCCACCTGGGCGACATACTGAACCGCGGGGGCGGAGAGCTCATCTACCGGAAAGGGGTACGAATGCCCGCGATGATGGATCCCCAGGCCCTCAGCGAGAGTCTCATGATGCGGAACCTGGGCCTGGGCAAGCTTCTTTATTACGCCTGCATGACCCAGGCGACCAGGGCGGAACGCGCGCGTAATTCCACGGCGACGCTCGAGAACATGCGGGAATCCCTCGATGGAACCGATATCGCGCATACCGTATGCCTTCCCATCGCGCCGCACGTAACCTTCAAGGACCTCATCGGCGCTGCCGCGCACGACGATCGCATCGTTCCCTTCACGACCGTCGACTTCGACGACATGAGCTCAATGGAGGAATCGCTCCGGGAGGATGTCCGGGACGGCGCCCGCGGGCTCAAGCTCCACCCCGTGATACAGCGTGTCTCCCCCACGGACGAGCGCACCTCGCGCGTCCTGGAGGCCTTCCAGCCGCTCGGAAGGCCCGTGCTCGTACACGCGGGAAAATCGCAATACTACCTGGGGGACGAGAAACACCGCAACGTCGCCGCGTTTGGGTCGATTAAGCCCATTGCGCATATGGTGCGGAATTTCCCCGGCATACGATTCGTCGTGGGTCACGCGGGGCTTTTCTGGCATCGCGAGGTGCGCGCACTCATGGGCGGGTTGAAAAACGTCTGGGTGGACACGAGCTTCCAGTCTCCCTATACCATAAGGAAACTCATCCGTTCATTCGGCGCGGAACGGGTCATGTACGCGTCGGACTGGCCGTACGGGAACCGGAAGCCGCATTTGCGGACCGTCCGCGCCGCGTGCCGCGGCGACGCATCGCTCGAACGTATGATTTTTTTCGAGAACGCGGCGTCCTTGCTCGGCATTTCCGCGAGCCGGGTGTGA
- a CDS encoding beta-N-acetylglucosaminidase encodes MHRGVPTVLAAGMLMLCGCTNKGPMEAVMDQRALIPRPTQVESVPGSFTISGDTIIFASDDASVRTTAAMLSGWISDAKGPALMIKSYQGARRQGAIHLALEAPGSGINAESYSLRIGPDEVFLGAPSPEGVFRGAQTLRQMILAGPGGPGNKTVRLPGIVIRDAPRFPWRGLNLDCSRHFYPKDFIKRCLDLLALYKMNVFHWHLTDDQGWRLEIKKYPRLAQVSAFRKEGGADYGGLYTRDDVREIVEYARERFITVVPEIEMPGHCQAVLAAYPELSCTGGPFKVSARWGIHRDVFCAGSEDTFRFLGDVLAEVAAMFPGKYIHIGGDECPKFRWKACPRCQARMKELGLRDEKELQSWFITRAESMLAAHGRRLIGWDEILEGGLPESATVQSWRGVQGAVEAVKQGRRAIVSPTSHTYFDYGLAITSLETVYSFEPIPPGIPEDRRGLILGSEANMWSEYATVDNVEEKLFPRMLALSETLWSRPEGRDYDEFHGRLQTHYGILDARGVRYGAEREPGILKAWYFMRDLRTLFGMIADDPGIAWHTMKLYLGMKGDD; translated from the coding sequence ATGCACAGGGGCGTTCCGACGGTACTCGCCGCGGGCATGCTTATGCTCTGCGGCTGCACGAATAAGGGCCCCATGGAGGCCGTGATGGACCAGCGCGCGCTCATACCCCGACCCACACAAGTCGAATCCGTGCCGGGATCTTTTACAATCAGCGGTGACACGATTATTTTCGCGAGCGATGACGCATCCGTGCGCACGACGGCGGCCATGCTTTCCGGATGGATTTCGGACGCCAAAGGGCCTGCGCTCATGATAAAATCATACCAGGGGGCGCGGCGGCAGGGCGCCATCCACCTTGCACTGGAGGCGCCCGGGAGCGGGATAAACGCGGAGTCCTACTCGCTGCGTATCGGACCCGACGAGGTGTTTCTGGGCGCGCCTTCGCCCGAGGGCGTGTTTCGCGGCGCGCAAACGCTCAGGCAGATGATCCTTGCCGGGCCGGGCGGCCCCGGGAATAAGACCGTCAGACTTCCGGGAATCGTTATCCGCGATGCGCCGCGCTTCCCCTGGCGCGGACTCAATCTCGACTGCAGCAGGCATTTTTATCCGAAAGATTTCATTAAACGCTGCCTGGACCTTCTCGCGCTCTACAAGATGAACGTGTTCCACTGGCATCTCACCGACGACCAGGGCTGGAGGCTCGAAATCAAAAAATATCCGCGCCTGGCCCAGGTGAGCGCCTTCAGAAAGGAGGGCGGGGCCGATTACGGAGGCCTGTATACGCGCGACGACGTGCGCGAGATCGTAGAGTACGCGCGGGAGCGCTTCATCACCGTGGTCCCGGAGATCGAGATGCCGGGTCACTGCCAGGCGGTCCTGGCTGCCTACCCGGAACTGTCCTGCACGGGGGGACCGTTCAAGGTGAGCGCACGGTGGGGAATTCATCGGGACGTATTCTGCGCGGGCAGCGAAGACACCTTCCGTTTCCTGGGAGACGTGCTCGCCGAGGTCGCCGCGATGTTCCCCGGGAAGTACATCCACATTGGCGGTGACGAATGTCCCAAGTTCAGGTGGAAGGCATGCCCCAGGTGCCAGGCGCGCATGAAGGAACTGGGCCTTCGCGACGAGAAGGAGTTGCAGAGCTGGTTCATCACGCGCGCCGAATCTATGCTCGCCGCGCACGGGCGAAGGCTCATAGGCTGGGACGAGATACTGGAGGGCGGGCTGCCGGAATCGGCTACCGTGCAGTCGTGGCGGGGTGTCCAGGGCGCGGTCGAGGCGGTGAAGCAGGGCCGCAGGGCGATTGTGTCCCCCACGTCGCATACCTATTTCGATTACGGGCTCGCGATCACCAGCCTGGAAACGGTCTATTCGTTCGAGCCCATTCCCCCCGGAATCCCCGAAGACCGCCGGGGGCTGATACTCGGGTCCGAGGCGAACATGTGGTCCGAATACGCGACCGTCGACAACGTCGAAGAGAAGCTTTTCCCCCGGATGCTCGCGCTCAGCGAAACGCTGTGGAGCCGGCCCGAGGGCCGGGACTATGACGAATTCCACGGACGCCTGCAGACGCACTACGGCATTCTCGATGCGCGCGGGGTGCGCTACGGCGCCGAGCGCGAGCCGGGCATACTCAAGGCATGGTATTTCATGCGCGACCTGCGCACCCTGTTCGGCATGATCGCCGACGACCCCGGGATCGCCTGGCACACGATGAAGCTCTACCTCGGCATGAAGGGCGACGACTAG
- a CDS encoding phosphoglycerate kinase: protein MAIKYLKDLELKGRRALIRVDYNVPYDKEMNITDDTRITATLPTLNYCIEEGAKVILISHLGRPDGKVVPKMSLKPVALRLSQVLKKDVKFIDAPLGDAVRDTVASMKEGDVALLENIRYYPEEEKNDEAFGKLLASLGDVYINDAFATAHRGHASNESITHYVKDCAAGTLLQDEIEYFNKAMKNPEKPTLAIVGGVKVSTKIEVLKHIMDRVDYLVIGGAMAFTFLKAKGVNTGKSLVEENYVQTARDIMELAKKHNVQILLPVDAVIAPDMESGSKTSVVPIDNIPPDMAGFDVGPQSVALFRDVIMKSKTIIWNGPLGAFENAAFAGGTNMTAKAVAESGCLSVIGGGDSVSALNQSGYADKMSYISTGGGAFLEMLEGKTLPAIAALDR from the coding sequence ATGGCGATCAAATACCTGAAAGACCTTGAATTGAAAGGCAGGCGGGCCCTCATCCGCGTGGACTATAACGTGCCCTACGACAAGGAAATGAACATCACCGACGATACGCGCATCACCGCGACACTCCCCACCCTGAATTACTGCATAGAAGAAGGCGCGAAGGTCATACTCATTTCCCACCTGGGACGTCCCGACGGGAAGGTCGTACCGAAGATGAGCCTTAAGCCCGTGGCGCTCAGGCTGTCGCAGGTTTTGAAAAAAGACGTGAAGTTTATCGACGCCCCCCTGGGTGACGCGGTGCGTGACACTGTCGCGTCCATGAAGGAGGGGGATGTCGCGCTCCTCGAGAATATACGGTACTATCCCGAAGAGGAAAAGAACGACGAGGCGTTTGGCAAACTGCTCGCGTCCCTGGGCGATGTGTACATCAACGACGCCTTCGCCACGGCGCACCGCGGGCACGCCTCGAACGAGTCGATCACGCATTACGTAAAAGATTGCGCGGCCGGAACGCTGCTTCAAGACGAGATTGAATATTTCAACAAGGCGATGAAAAATCCGGAAAAGCCCACCCTCGCGATCGTGGGCGGCGTGAAGGTCTCTACGAAAATCGAGGTGCTCAAGCACATCATGGACAGGGTCGATTACCTGGTCATAGGCGGCGCAATGGCCTTCACCTTCCTGAAGGCGAAGGGCGTGAACACCGGGAAATCCCTCGTCGAGGAAAACTACGTTCAGACCGCGCGGGACATCATGGAGCTGGCGAAAAAGCATAACGTCCAGATACTATTGCCTGTCGACGCGGTAATCGCGCCGGATATGGAAAGCGGCTCAAAAACCAGCGTGGTGCCGATAGACAACATCCCCCCCGACATGGCAGGTTTCGACGTGGGACCCCAAAGCGTCGCGCTGTTCAGGGACGTTATCATGAAATCGAAGACCATCATCTGGAACGGGCCGTTGGGCGCGTTCGAGAACGCCGCCTTCGCCGGCGGAACGAACATGACCGCGAAGGCCGTCGCGGAATCGGGCTGCCTGAGCGTGATCGGAGGCGGAGATTCGGTCTCGGCGCTAAACCAGTCCGGTTACGCGGACAAGATGTCGTATATTTCGACGGGGGGCGGTGCGTTTCTGGAAATGCTCGAGGGGAAAACGCTTCCTGCGATCGCCGCGCTCGACAGGTAG
- a CDS encoding methyl-accepting chemotaxis protein — protein MEIVDMNKEKSPRGGLRGLRTFLKFLLVLTLIQIIVGVCLGSMTIAITEMAKLRTVVVAVAFILVPSTLIYFIVNLVSLVRMRTLFFGTVEAIRDDPKLRRRIDTYTRKLYITTVILATSSPVLYTAIQFMRKTPPAMGSVAIIAFCTAGVGIAGGNVMHLFAAPRLARLMHDAGAKFKRVQLKHKLMLPVMNMVMVLLIVASIFTYVSIRNIYEPAGMERNMLSFRLSLETILEKAPAKPGPERDRYILEQLRSKKLLNQDFHFILDRAGTITGSSFPDILGKNALNDLEKNWMITNRFEPNVRALIGGGEGMAGIYYGRNVYYSFFMKIPDTGLYVMSGELSNSFFKDLSVIATIMVVFGWCAVLALVFYSLYSATVKFRPLAEVSRQLNHMSNGDMRAVDFSARYQFGDEIGDMVDALQRMKSIFRDITVNLKTASSDLSEIATTVDSTSRSISDDAQSHASTIEEFSASVEEIMSSIEMISGNVKDQYEKTHSVFKSISGFVNSMQSISRNTEEAELIAEKTYSNVARIEGEIGTTVDEIKAIGESSKKVGETLAVIRDISDQINLLSLNASIEAARAGDAGRGFAVVADEVGKLADRTNTGARDIENLIKESGKRVQEGIVKILDISGSMKAMTDSVKTTSDIIVRIAFHSKSFVEETDAVFREVKQLTELSNTNAVAADEQMSTTKEVMSAIDQMNAAVDKTMESIKKFMSVVDTLTTHSRRISEMLSVVRTE, from the coding sequence ATGGAGATCGTAGATATGAATAAAGAAAAATCCCCCCGGGGCGGCCTGCGCGGACTTCGCACATTTTTGAAATTCCTGCTGGTACTCACCCTTATACAGATAATCGTCGGGGTGTGCCTGGGATCCATGACCATCGCCATTACGGAGATGGCAAAATTGAGGACCGTGGTCGTCGCCGTGGCGTTCATCCTTGTACCCTCGACCCTGATTTACTTCATCGTCAACCTGGTAAGCCTTGTGAGGATGCGCACACTTTTCTTCGGCACAGTCGAGGCGATCCGGGATGATCCCAAGCTTCGCAGGCGTATCGATACCTACACGCGAAAGCTCTATATAACAACCGTTATCCTGGCGACGAGCTCCCCCGTCCTTTACACGGCCATTCAATTCATGCGCAAGACGCCGCCCGCGATGGGCAGCGTCGCCATCATCGCCTTCTGCACGGCGGGGGTTGGTATCGCGGGGGGGAACGTGATGCACCTGTTCGCCGCTCCCCGTCTTGCGCGTCTGATGCACGACGCCGGCGCGAAATTCAAACGCGTGCAGCTTAAGCACAAGCTGATGCTCCCCGTCATGAACATGGTCATGGTGCTGCTCATCGTGGCCTCGATATTCACCTATGTATCGATAAGGAACATCTACGAACCCGCGGGAATGGAGAGAAACATGCTCTCGTTCAGGCTCTCCCTGGAAACCATTCTCGAAAAAGCGCCCGCGAAGCCCGGCCCCGAGCGGGATAGGTACATTCTCGAACAGCTGCGCTCGAAAAAGCTCCTGAATCAGGATTTTCATTTTATCCTGGACCGGGCCGGCACGATTACCGGTTCCAGCTTCCCGGACATCCTTGGAAAGAACGCGCTGAACGACCTCGAGAAGAACTGGATGATTACCAACCGGTTCGAACCGAACGTGCGCGCGCTCATCGGCGGCGGCGAGGGCATGGCCGGCATCTATTACGGCCGCAACGTATACTATTCATTTTTCATGAAGATCCCGGACACGGGGCTTTATGTGATGAGCGGGGAGCTTTCCAACAGCTTCTTCAAGGACCTGAGCGTGATCGCCACCATCATGGTGGTCTTCGGCTGGTGTGCGGTCCTCGCGCTCGTATTTTACTCGCTCTACTCTGCAACCGTCAAGTTCAGGCCGCTGGCGGAAGTATCGCGGCAGCTCAACCACATGTCCAACGGTGACATGAGGGCGGTAGATTTCAGCGCCCGGTACCAGTTCGGCGACGAGATCGGGGACATGGTGGATGCGCTCCAGAGGATGAAAAGCATTTTCAGGGACATCACCGTGAACCTTAAAACAGCCTCCAGCGACCTGAGCGAGATCGCGACCACGGTCGATTCGACAAGCCGCAGCATATCGGACGACGCCCAGTCCCACGCCAGCACCATCGAGGAGTTCTCGGCCTCGGTCGAGGAGATAATGTCGTCGATCGAGATGATCTCGGGCAACGTGAAGGACCAGTATGAGAAGACGCATAGTGTGTTCAAGTCCATCTCCGGTTTCGTGAATTCGATGCAGAGCATCTCCCGGAACACGGAAGAAGCGGAATTGATCGCCGAGAAGACCTACAGCAACGTGGCCCGGATCGAGGGAGAAATAGGCACCACGGTGGACGAAATAAAGGCTATCGGCGAAAGCTCGAAAAAGGTCGGCGAGACCCTCGCGGTGATCCGCGATATTTCCGACCAGATAAACCTGCTTTCCCTGAACGCATCCATCGAGGCCGCGCGCGCGGGCGACGCGGGCCGGGGATTCGCCGTCGTGGCCGACGAGGTGGGCAAGCTCGCTGACCGCACCAACACGGGCGCGCGCGACATCGAAAACCTCATCAAGGAAAGCGGGAAGCGCGTGCAGGAAGGCATCGTCAAGATTCTGGACATCTCGGGAAGCATGAAGGCGATGACCGATTCGGTCAAGACCACCTCGGACATCATCGTGCGCATCGCGTTCCATTCGAAGTCGTTCGTCGAGGAGACAGACGCCGTATTCAGGGAGGTGAAACAGCTCACCGAGCTTTCCAACACGAACGCGGTCGCCGCCGACGAGCAGATGAGCACCACGAAAGAGGTCATGTCGGCGATAGACCAGATGAACGCCGCGGTCGACAAGACCATGGAAAGCATCAAGAAATTCATGAGCGTGGTGGACACCCTGACGACGCACTCGCGCCGCATCTCCGAGATGCTGTCGGTGGTCAGGACGGAATAG
- a CDS encoding TetR/AcrR family transcriptional regulator: MNKTDTEMKIRVSFYGKIGEFFQPDGNFDRARFLVRLGRSLEDVKKKHKTEKTYKRAGAEWLSRYLNEVLVYLFEKGMAGAALDLFRSAISEAKNRMLDPIAVAPAFLENIIALGESRDEKTKRTNPSWDNKRKAIFKAALNVFERDGYPKSTMDAIAAGTGIGKASIYRMYKNKEALLDDMLQEKFNEIAAEINKIHSQESDVLGQIQEMVSYWLSFITDNYTVYTLIHNEKNSAGVSNRMLFYDHITANLPMFKERIVALNKENKLKTINFYTVFYGILGYIDGIVVKWLKDERAYDLTGKSLEILDVIFTGILTGDNGAGKHRR, translated from the coding sequence ATGAACAAAACAGACACGGAAATGAAAATTCGGGTAAGCTTCTATGGCAAAATAGGAGAGTTCTTTCAGCCGGACGGTAATTTTGACAGAGCACGCTTCCTGGTACGCCTTGGGCGTTCGCTGGAAGATGTCAAAAAGAAGCACAAGACGGAAAAAACCTATAAACGGGCCGGGGCGGAGTGGCTTTCCCGCTACCTGAATGAAGTACTCGTCTACCTTTTTGAAAAGGGAATGGCCGGCGCGGCTTTAGATTTATTCAGGTCGGCAATTTCTGAGGCGAAGAATCGGATGCTGGATCCCATCGCCGTCGCTCCGGCATTCCTTGAAAACATTATCGCTTTGGGGGAGTCGCGTGATGAAAAAACAAAAAGAACGAATCCATCGTGGGACAATAAACGGAAAGCAATTTTTAAGGCCGCGTTAAATGTTTTCGAGCGTGACGGCTACCCTAAATCGACGATGGACGCCATTGCGGCGGGCACAGGGATAGGCAAGGCATCGATATACCGTATGTATAAAAACAAGGAAGCCCTGCTGGATGACATGCTTCAGGAAAAATTCAACGAGATAGCCGCGGAAATAAACAAAATCCATTCGCAGGAAAGCGACGTGCTTGGGCAGATTCAGGAAATGGTTTCATACTGGCTCTCATTCATCACTGATAACTATACGGTGTACACGCTTATTCATAATGAGAAGAATTCCGCGGGGGTGAGCAATCGCATGCTGTTTTATGACCATATAACAGCCAATCTTCCCATGTTCAAAGAAAGGATCGTCGCCCTCAATAAAGAGAATAAGCTGAAAACCATTAACTTCTACACGGTATTCTATGGGATTTTGGGATATATCGACGGAATCGTCGTTAAATGGCTCAAAGATGAAAGAGCGTATGACCTGACGGGAAAATCCCTGGAAATACTGGATGTCATTTTTACCGGCATCCTGACCGGTGACAATGGTGCAGGAAAACACCGACGATGA
- a CDS encoding methyltransferase domain-containing protein, protein MSGNSTDTASIRIALTLDTGRGMESYHVYGERHSTEDVLHLSGHFNELEALYDAVNEGADFLEDFEERLWPYIWMEGADGYVLLDDFNVSVDFTHERSIGDMASYIYIDPRRAFGDGKHPTTVLCMKLLAGYLRPIPEEARKGLSIMDVGTGTGILSIFAARYGVRDIRGIDIHDRAVACARENMIANGCGFIDVGLGDLANFNPGRTYDIVLANIITDVILAYLDRILALVAPGGALIMSGILTRRAHEVLEALRHRGIRIADDAEMDGWTGLFIRMDG, encoded by the coding sequence ATGAGCGGCAATAGTACCGATACTGCCTCGATCCGGATCGCGCTCACGCTCGACACCGGGCGGGGTATGGAATCGTACCACGTCTACGGCGAGAGGCATTCCACGGAGGACGTCCTGCATCTTTCAGGGCACTTCAACGAGCTCGAGGCGCTGTACGACGCGGTGAACGAGGGCGCCGATTTTCTCGAGGACTTCGAGGAGCGCCTGTGGCCCTACATCTGGATGGAGGGCGCGGATGGATACGTCCTGTTGGACGATTTCAACGTCTCGGTGGATTTCACCCACGAACGGAGTATCGGCGACATGGCCTCGTACATCTACATCGATCCGCGCCGGGCGTTCGGAGACGGGAAGCATCCCACCACGGTGCTCTGCATGAAACTGCTTGCCGGGTATCTGCGCCCCATTCCCGAGGAGGCCCGAAAAGGCCTGTCGATCATGGACGTGGGGACCGGCACCGGGATACTTTCGATCTTCGCGGCGCGTTACGGCGTGCGCGACATCAGGGGGATCGATATACACGACCGCGCGGTGGCATGCGCGCGTGAAAACATGATCGCGAACGGCTGCGGGTTCATCGACGTGGGCCTGGGCGACCTCGCGAACTTCAATCCCGGCAGGACCTACGACATCGTGCTCGCGAACATAATCACCGACGTGATACTCGCCTACCTGGACAGGATCCTCGCCCTTGTCGCCCCGGGCGGCGCGCTCATAATGAGCGGCATACTCACGCGCCGCGCGCATGAGGTGCTGGAGGCGCTGCGCCATCGCGGTATCCGGATCGCCGACGACGCGGAGATGGACGGCTGGACGGGACTGTTTATCCGTATGGACGGCTGA
- a CDS encoding shikimate dehydrogenase, protein MPGALTRLYCIFGNPVRHSLSPRMHNAAFSALGMDAVYLAFEPSSIKDALAAMRALPIHGASVTIPYKTPVLPLLDSVDELAARIGSVNTVVNRNGSLHGANTDGRGALTALERAGFSARDKSVLVVGNGGSARAVAFTLLAAGARVLVAGRNESRIAALSAELAASYPGVAHRTLNSLDRALMKDIDAIVNTTPVGMGSDTHDTPIDASLLASAHLVMDIVYAPPMTRLLREARDAGCTIVQGTDMLLYQGVLQFELWTGMSAPVEIMRATIIDAMPHAVPE, encoded by the coding sequence ATTCCAGGGGCCCTCACGAGGCTCTATTGCATATTCGGCAATCCGGTCCGCCATTCCCTTTCCCCGCGCATGCACAACGCGGCGTTTTCCGCGCTCGGCATGGACGCGGTGTACCTCGCCTTCGAGCCGTCGTCCATCAAGGATGCGCTCGCGGCGATGCGGGCGCTTCCCATTCACGGCGCAAGCGTAACGATTCCCTACAAGACCCCGGTGCTCCCCCTTCTCGATTCCGTGGACGAGCTCGCGGCGCGCATCGGCAGCGTCAACACCGTCGTGAACAGGAACGGCAGCCTTCATGGCGCGAACACGGACGGCAGGGGCGCGCTCACTGCCCTTGAGCGGGCCGGATTTTCTGCGCGCGACAAATCCGTGCTGGTCGTCGGCAACGGGGGATCGGCGCGCGCCGTCGCGTTCACGCTTCTCGCCGCGGGCGCGCGCGTGCTCGTCGCGGGGCGCAACGAATCAAGGATCGCGGCCCTCTCCGCGGAGCTCGCGGCGTCGTATCCCGGCGTCGCGCACCGCACCCTGAATTCGCTGGACCGCGCTTTAATGAAAGATATCGACGCCATCGTCAATACCACCCCCGTGGGAATGGGGTCCGATACCCACGACACCCCGATCGACGCCTCGCTGCTGGCATCGGCGCACCTGGTAATGGATATCGTGTACGCCCCTCCCATGACTAGGCTCCTCAGGGAGGCCCGCGACGCGGGATGCACGATCGTCCAGGGCACCGATATGCTCCTCTACCAGGGCGTGCTCCAGTTCGAGCTGTGGACCGGGATGAGCGCCCCCGTTGAAATCATGCGCGCAACAATCATCGACGCCATGCCGCACGCGGTCCCTGAATAG
- a CDS encoding HAD family hydrolase codes for MDGVINRGPTLIPGAREFVNRLIDRGYPFLFITNNSYHTQLELRHRMHGMGIEVEESRFYTSAMATATFMEYQKPRCSAYVIGGKGLLAELEKHHITVTKDNPDYVVIGETDEYDYLKIMEATFLIMEGARFIATNPDITGPTSRGPVPACGALVAPIEKVTGRSPYFLGKPNPAMMYWARKHIGVHSANCFMVGDRMDTDIVGGLEAGMTCCLVLTGVTTREMVGQFPYVPDYIFNNVGEIDPDRILSRRDRVAKGRS; via the coding sequence ATGGACGGTGTGATTAACCGCGGGCCTACCCTCATCCCCGGGGCCAGGGAATTCGTGAACAGGCTGATCGATCGCGGCTACCCCTTCCTGTTCATCACGAACAATTCCTACCACACCCAGTTGGAGCTCCGCCACCGCATGCACGGAATGGGGATCGAGGTGGAGGAAAGCCGATTCTACACCTCCGCCATGGCGACGGCGACCTTCATGGAGTACCAGAAGCCCCGGTGCTCGGCGTACGTGATCGGCGGCAAGGGGCTCCTGGCCGAGCTCGAAAAGCACCATATCACCGTGACCAAGGACAATCCCGATTACGTGGTAATCGGCGAGACGGACGAGTACGATTACCTGAAAATCATGGAGGCGACGTTTCTTATCATGGAGGGGGCCCGATTCATTGCAACGAATCCCGACATAACCGGTCCCACCTCGCGCGGGCCGGTCCCCGCGTGCGGCGCCCTCGTCGCTCCGATAGAAAAGGTCACCGGTCGCAGCCCCTATTTCCTGGGGAAGCCAAATCCCGCGATGATGTACTGGGCGCGCAAGCACATAGGCGTGCATTCGGCGAACTGCTTCATGGTGGGAGACCGCATGGACACCGATATCGTCGGGGGGCTCGAGGCCGGCATGACCTGCTGCCTCGTACTCACGGGGGTGACCACGAGGGAGATGGTCGGTCAGTTTCCCTACGTGCCCGATTACATCTTCAATAACGTCGGGGAGATCGATCCCGACAGGATACTTTCACGACGGGACCGCGTGGCGAAAGGAAGGTCCTGA